A part of Pararoseomonas sp. SCSIO 73927 genomic DNA contains:
- a CDS encoding TRAP transporter large permease: protein MIAIVFLLSLLGVLVFAAAGTGQPLPIAEILGLVAVFVVFFGSGVHVAAVLGILALLTGLLFSDRPFWLFAGQTFWGPSSNFVLIAVPLFLLMGEILLRAGLSDRLYRSLNVWLNRLPGGLLHTNIASCALFSAISGSSVATAATMGSVALPYFNDTKYSQRMVLGSLAAGGAMGNLIPPGITFIVYGLITETSVGDLYVAAILPSVLVTALFIAVIFWHGVRNPLDRPPPLPLSVKLRSLVGLVPTIALIVMVLGSIYGGYATPTEAAALGVAGSLLFAALERKLTFAMLNASAEATARNTALLGLIILGAYLLNYILTLINVPQALAQVIANLPVPPWAIMLAIIGMYFALGTFMEGFSMIITTVPVVFPIVVALGYDPIWFGVVVTMLVEIAQISPPDGTVMYVLQGMRPKGGPITDVFAGVMPFLLAYLVAVGLLLIWPAIALWPLTFMG, encoded by the coding sequence ATGATCGCCATCGTCTTCCTCCTCTCGCTTCTCGGCGTCCTCGTCTTCGCCGCCGCCGGCACGGGCCAGCCCCTGCCGATCGCGGAGATCCTCGGCCTCGTCGCCGTCTTCGTCGTCTTCTTCGGCTCCGGCGTGCACGTGGCCGCCGTGCTCGGCATCCTCGCCCTCCTCACCGGCCTGCTCTTCTCGGACCGCCCCTTCTGGCTCTTCGCCGGCCAGACCTTCTGGGGGCCGTCCAGCAACTTCGTCCTGATCGCCGTGCCCCTCTTCCTGCTGATGGGCGAGATCCTGCTGCGCGCCGGCCTCTCGGACCGGCTCTACCGCTCCCTCAATGTCTGGCTGAACCGGCTGCCGGGCGGGCTGCTGCACACCAACATCGCCTCCTGCGCGCTCTTCTCCGCCATCTCCGGCTCATCGGTCGCCACCGCCGCCACCATGGGCTCCGTCGCGCTGCCCTATTTCAACGACACGAAGTACAGCCAGCGAATGGTGCTCGGCTCGCTCGCCGCCGGCGGCGCCATGGGCAACCTCATCCCGCCCGGCATCACCTTCATCGTCTATGGCCTGATCACCGAGACCTCGGTCGGCGACCTCTACGTCGCGGCCATCCTGCCGAGCGTCCTCGTCACGGCCCTCTTCATCGCCGTCATCTTCTGGCACGGCGTCCGCAACCCGCTGGACCGGCCGCCACCGCTCCCGCTCTCGGTCAAGCTGCGCTCCCTCGTCGGGCTGGTGCCCACCATCGCCCTCATCGTCATGGTGCTCGGCTCCATCTACGGCGGCTACGCCACGCCGACGGAGGCGGCGGCGCTCGGAGTCGCCGGATCGCTCCTCTTCGCGGCGCTCGAGCGCAAGCTCACCTTCGCCATGCTCAACGCCTCCGCCGAGGCCACCGCGCGCAATACGGCCCTCCTCGGCCTCATCATCCTCGGCGCCTACCTGCTGAACTACATCCTCACGCTCATCAACGTGCCCCAGGCCCTGGCGCAGGTGATCGCCAACCTGCCCGTTCCGCCCTGGGCCATCATGCTCGCCATCATCGGCATGTACTTCGCCCTCGGCACCTTCATGGAGGGCTTCTCCATGATCATCACCACCGTGCCGGTGGTGTTCCCGATCGTCGTCGCCCTCGGCTACGACCCGATCTGGTTCGGGGTGGTGGTGACGATGCTGGTGGAGATTGCCCAGATCAGCCCGCCGGACGGCACGGTGATGTACGTGCTGCAGGGGATGCGACCGAAGGGCGGCCCGATCACGGACGTCTTCGCGGGCGTCATGCCCTTCCTCCTCGCCTATCTCGTCGCGGTCGGCCTGCTGCTGATCTGGCCCGCCATCGCCCTCTGGCCGCTCACCTTCATGGGCTGA
- a CDS encoding TRAP transporter small permease, which translates to MSGTIPAPLRAARGLTRGVSAVAAVMAYLAGWNYVACAALITFDVIGRSLFGVSSSATVEISSYMLACGIAWALAHTLARRAHIRVDVLVNRMPLAWRARLHVLSLVFLAGFAGFVAWAGWQILDESILFDAHDNSALRVPLDIPQGIWAFGLLAFLAMTLVLLLEAVLALALGLPEEVDALLGARSVDDETQEALEAVAMAREEHPA; encoded by the coding sequence TTGAGCGGCACGATCCCCGCGCCCCTCCGGGCGGCGCGGGGCCTTACCCGGGGCGTTTCGGCGGTCGCGGCCGTCATGGCCTACCTGGCCGGCTGGAACTACGTGGCCTGCGCCGCCCTCATCACCTTCGACGTGATCGGGCGAAGCCTGTTCGGCGTCTCCTCCTCCGCCACGGTCGAGATCTCTTCCTACATGCTGGCCTGCGGCATCGCCTGGGCGCTGGCGCATACCCTGGCCCGGCGCGCCCATATCCGCGTGGACGTGCTGGTGAACCGCATGCCGCTGGCCTGGCGCGCCCGGCTGCACGTGCTGTCCCTGGTCTTCCTGGCGGGCTTCGCCGGCTTCGTCGCCTGGGCGGGCTGGCAGATCCTGGACGAATCCATTCTGTTCGACGCGCATGACAACAGCGCGCTGCGCGTGCCCCTGGACATTCCGCAGGGCATCTGGGCCTTCGGGCTGCTCGCCTTCCTGGCGATGACCCTCGTGCTGCTGCTGGAGGCCGTCCTCGCCCTCGCCTTGGGTCTGCCGGAAGAGGTGGACGCCCTGCTCGGCGCCCGCTCGGTCGACGACGAGACGCAGGAGGCGCTGGAGGCCGTGGCCATGGCGCGGGAGGAGCACCCGGCATGA
- a CDS encoding TRAP transporter substrate-binding protein: MTRSTTPRARRAGFLPRAALSALLALGAAPAMAQMPESLPAGPAVRMSAVTQPLPTMPQYTRVDAPYLRDMLAQRTNNRLTMQLSSHAERNLGGAEIVRLVRSGQADIGAGTLSTLSGDVPILDGIDLAGLSPGIEQAKRIADAILPAANRDLERFGVRLMVIYPFPAQVLFCRQPFATLSDLRGRKIRTFGNSLNDLVTSLGAQPVSIGFPEVYSALERGVADCAVTGTGSGAAARWPEVSTHISDLPLSWSLAGYMVNLAWWNRLDPAVRAFMEGTFREMNDKLWELGRVATEDGLACATGVAADCKLHPLSPRPMTLVRATPADRELVTNTFRTTILPNWVGRCGARCGEVYNGIVAPIGGVEYRR; encoded by the coding sequence ATGACCCGCAGCACCACCCCCCGCGCGCGCCGCGCCGGGTTCCTGCCCCGCGCCGCCCTGTCGGCCCTCCTGGCCCTTGGCGCCGCGCCCGCCATGGCGCAGATGCCGGAGAGCCTGCCCGCCGGCCCCGCCGTCCGCATGTCGGCCGTGACCCAGCCCTTGCCGACCATGCCGCAGTACACGCGGGTGGACGCGCCCTACCTGCGGGACATGCTGGCCCAGCGGACGAACAACCGCCTGACCATGCAGCTCTCCTCCCACGCGGAGCGGAACCTCGGCGGGGCCGAGATCGTCCGCCTCGTCCGCTCCGGCCAGGCCGATATCGGCGCCGGCACCCTCTCCACCCTCTCGGGCGACGTGCCGATCCTCGACGGCATCGATCTCGCCGGCCTCTCGCCCGGCATCGAGCAGGCGAAGAGGATCGCCGACGCCATCCTGCCCGCCGCGAACCGCGACCTGGAGCGGTTCGGGGTGCGGCTGATGGTAATCTACCCCTTCCCGGCCCAGGTGCTGTTCTGCCGCCAGCCCTTCGCCACCCTCTCCGACCTGCGCGGCCGCAAGATCCGCACCTTCGGCAACTCGCTGAACGACCTCGTCACCAGCCTCGGCGCCCAGCCCGTCTCGATCGGCTTCCCCGAGGTGTACTCGGCGCTGGAGCGGGGCGTGGCGGATTGCGCCGTGACCGGCACGGGCAGCGGCGCCGCCGCGCGCTGGCCGGAGGTCTCCACCCACATCTCCGACCTGCCGCTCTCCTGGTCTCTGGCGGGCTACATGGTAAACTTGGCCTGGTGGAACCGGCTGGACCCCGCGGTGCGTGCCTTTATGGAGGGCACCTTCCGCGAGATGAACGACAAGCTCTGGGAACTCGGCCGCGTTGCGACCGAGGACGGGCTGGCCTGCGCGACGGGGGTGGCCGCGGACTGCAAGCTGCACCCGCTGTCTCCCCGCCCGATGACGCTGGTGCGCGCGACGCCGGCAGACCGGGAGCTGGTGACGAACACCTTCCGCACCACGATCCTGCCGAACTGGGTGGGCCGCTGCGGCGCGCGCTGCGGCGAGGTTTATAACGGGATCGTCGCCCCCATCGGCGGCGTGGAGTACCGCCGTTGA
- a CDS encoding LysR family transcriptional regulator codes for MVDFRSLEVFYWVATLQSFGRAAERLYTTQPAVSQRIAALEEEFGGRLLERAGRTAIPTPKGRLLLDHADRLLRLRTEMMRAVAGPGGASGIVRLGVSETIAQTWLPDFIERVSRAHPQVTFDIEVELTPRMKASLLRQELDLAFLVGGIAEQDFVDIPLCAFPHCFAASPRLGLGPGPVTAEAMANHAFVTHPRNTANYGFLVQAFRERTMRTPRIHVSSSIATIIRMAVDGIGISVIPAEVMKAELERGELRLLKADLELPPIRFTATYRTAPDSNLIPNLAQIGVEVAKAYAAVHKLA; via the coding sequence TTGGTCGATTTCCGAAGCCTGGAGGTCTTCTACTGGGTCGCCACCCTCCAGAGCTTCGGGCGCGCGGCGGAGCGCCTCTACACCACCCAGCCCGCCGTTTCGCAGCGCATCGCGGCCTTGGAGGAGGAGTTTGGTGGCCGCCTGCTCGAGCGGGCCGGCCGCACCGCCATCCCCACCCCGAAGGGCCGGCTCCTGCTGGACCACGCGGACCGGCTGCTGCGGCTGCGGACGGAGATGATGCGCGCCGTCGCCGGCCCCGGTGGCGCGAGCGGGATCGTTCGCCTGGGCGTGTCCGAGACAATCGCGCAAACCTGGCTGCCGGACTTCATCGAGCGGGTGAGCCGCGCCCACCCCCAGGTCACCTTCGACATCGAGGTGGAGCTGACGCCGCGCATGAAGGCCAGCCTGCTGCGCCAGGAGCTCGACCTCGCTTTCCTCGTCGGCGGGATCGCGGAGCAGGACTTCGTCGACATTCCCCTCTGCGCCTTCCCGCACTGCTTCGCCGCCAGCCCGCGCCTGGGCCTCGGGCCCGGCCCGGTCACGGCGGAGGCGATGGCCAATCACGCCTTCGTCACCCACCCCCGCAACACGGCGAATTACGGCTTCCTCGTCCAGGCCTTCCGGGAGAGGACGATGCGGACACCCCGGATTCACGTGTCCTCCTCCATCGCCACCATCATCCGGATGGCGGTGGACGGGATCGGCATCAGCGTGATCCCCGCGGAGGTGATGAAAGCGGAGCTGGAGCGGGGCGAGCTGCGCCTTCTGAAGGCGGACCTGGAACTGCCGCCGATCCGCTTCACCGCCACCTACCGCACCGCCCCGGATTCCAACCTGATCCCGAACCTTGCCCAGATCGGCGTCGAAGTGGCGAAGGCCTATGCAGCCGTCCATAAGCTGGCGTGA
- a CDS encoding aldo/keto reductase has translation MKYKTLGNTGLLVSQLCLGTMTFSDGTGVYKSIGDVDQPAADGLVKASIDAGINLFDTADVYSAGASERTLGQSLKNLGIPRNEIVLATKVYSRMGRGQNDIGASRGHIMDAVEASLRRLQTDHIDLYQVHANDTVTPVEETLRALDDLVRQGKVRYLGVSNWQAWRIATALGISARLNLERFNTLQAYYSIAGRDLERELKPLLEAEKTGLLVWSPLAGGLLSGKFSREDQSPEGSRRSSFDFPIVDKERAWNVIDVLKQVAEAHGCSPARIALAWLLSKPVVTSVIVGAKRLSQLEDNLAAIDVVLDDGEIARLDAVSELPPEYPGWMLATQGADRLGLVDLWADKTSRTS, from the coding sequence ATGAAGTACAAAACGCTTGGCAATACTGGCCTCCTAGTCTCGCAGCTCTGCCTGGGAACCATGACGTTCAGTGACGGAACGGGGGTCTATAAATCGATCGGAGATGTCGACCAGCCTGCCGCCGACGGGCTGGTCAAGGCGAGCATCGACGCCGGCATCAACCTCTTCGACACGGCCGATGTCTACTCGGCCGGCGCCAGCGAGCGGACACTCGGCCAGTCGTTGAAGAATCTCGGGATTCCCCGGAACGAGATCGTGCTTGCCACGAAGGTGTACAGCCGGATGGGCCGCGGCCAGAACGACATCGGCGCGTCGCGCGGCCACATCATGGATGCCGTCGAGGCGAGCCTGAGGCGCCTGCAGACCGATCACATCGATCTGTACCAGGTCCACGCCAACGACACCGTGACGCCCGTTGAGGAGACGCTGCGGGCGCTTGATGACCTGGTCCGCCAGGGCAAGGTCCGTTATCTCGGCGTCTCCAACTGGCAGGCGTGGCGGATCGCGACGGCGCTGGGCATCTCGGCCCGCCTCAACCTCGAGCGGTTCAACACGCTTCAGGCTTACTACTCGATCGCTGGACGGGACCTGGAACGCGAGCTCAAGCCGCTGCTCGAAGCCGAGAAGACGGGCCTGCTCGTCTGGAGTCCACTTGCCGGCGGACTTCTTTCGGGCAAGTTCAGCCGCGAGGACCAGTCGCCGGAGGGTTCGCGCCGCTCCTCCTTCGACTTTCCGATCGTCGACAAGGAGCGCGCCTGGAACGTGATCGACGTTCTGAAGCAGGTTGCGGAGGCGCATGGCTGCAGCCCGGCTCGAATTGCCCTGGCGTGGCTGCTGTCAAAGCCCGTCGTGACTTCGGTCATCGTCGGCGCAAAACGGCTGAGCCAACTCGAGGATAACCTCGCCGCGATCGATGTCGTGCTCGATGACGGCGAGATCGCCAGGCTGGACGCGGTCAGCGAGCTTCCGCCGGAATATCCGGGCTGGATGCTTGCCACGCAGGGAGCTGACCGGCTGGGCCTTGTTGATCTGTGGGCGGACAAGACGTCCCGGACATCGTGA
- a CDS encoding nuclear transport factor 2 family protein — protein sequence MTPSSEMTPREVAQHYLDTFFEGDVDKTLECLTDDVAWKVQGAGDVPMSGVRRGRDEVRAWMALFPMYFEALEFHIERTFDSGNQAAVTGNLKHRILSTGKEFTSDFAMICSVRDGRISAYNFIEDSYALWRAFQRD from the coding sequence ATGACACCCAGCAGCGAGATGACGCCGCGAGAAGTGGCGCAGCACTATCTCGACACCTTCTTCGAAGGAGATGTCGACAAGACACTCGAATGCCTCACCGACGATGTCGCGTGGAAGGTTCAGGGCGCCGGCGACGTACCGATGAGCGGAGTGCGACGCGGTCGAGACGAGGTGCGTGCGTGGATGGCGCTCTTCCCGATGTACTTTGAGGCGCTTGAGTTTCATATCGAACGCACCTTCGACAGCGGCAACCAGGCCGCCGTCACCGGGAATCTCAAGCACCGCATCCTCAGCACCGGCAAGGAGTTCACCAGCGATTTCGCTATGATCTGTTCCGTCCGGGACGGCAGGATCAGCGCCTACAACTTCATCGAAGATTCCTACGCATTGTGGCGGGCCTTTCAGCGCGACTGA
- a CDS encoding LysR family transcriptional regulator — protein sequence MDWNDLRYFLAVARSSSLTQASADLRVSQSTVSRRIAELEASIGMTLFQRHQTGYFLTDEGRVVLRHAELVEDSVMALERGAAGLDKKPTGTVRLATSENLATDLIIPALPAFRDRYPGICLEIVTSTVAAELGRREADIALRVVRPTRGNLKVRRVGHMTYSVYGSRDYVEKHPVIEGEPLGGRHFIAWDDSHAYMPAAAWLSREHPGCKIALVTSSLPTQIAAVRAGLGLAVIPDFLAVEDDFVRLIPPDQMFSAEVWLVTHADLVASARVRAVSDFLADQVMAANPALSGHETSI from the coding sequence ATGGACTGGAATGATCTCAGGTACTTTCTCGCCGTAGCGAGGAGTAGCAGCTTGACCCAGGCCTCGGCGGATCTCCGGGTGAGCCAATCTACTGTCAGCCGCCGCATAGCCGAGCTGGAGGCGAGTATCGGGATGACGCTCTTCCAGCGGCATCAGACAGGCTACTTCCTCACGGACGAGGGGCGTGTGGTGCTTCGCCATGCCGAGCTTGTCGAGGACAGCGTTATGGCGCTGGAACGCGGCGCAGCAGGCCTCGACAAGAAGCCGACTGGGACTGTGCGGCTGGCGACCTCGGAGAACCTCGCGACGGACCTGATCATTCCTGCCCTTCCTGCATTCAGGGACCGTTACCCGGGCATCTGCCTGGAAATCGTCACAAGCACCGTTGCCGCCGAGCTTGGCCGTCGTGAGGCCGATATCGCACTCCGGGTCGTCCGGCCGACGCGAGGGAACCTGAAGGTCCGGCGCGTCGGTCACATGACCTACTCGGTCTATGGCAGCAGGGACTACGTCGAGAAGCACCCCGTCATAGAAGGAGAGCCGCTCGGCGGCCGACACTTCATCGCCTGGGACGACAGCCACGCCTACATGCCCGCTGCGGCTTGGCTCAGTCGGGAGCATCCCGGCTGTAAGATCGCGCTCGTCACGAGCAGCCTTCCAACCCAGATCGCGGCAGTGCGCGCCGGACTAGGGCTGGCCGTGATCCCGGATTTCCTGGCCGTTGAGGATGATTTTGTCCGCCTCATCCCGCCAGATCAGATGTTCAGCGCCGAGGTGTGGCTGGTGACCCATGCGGACCTTGTCGCCTCCGCCCGGGTTCGGGCCGTCAGCGATTTTCTCGCGGATCAAGTGATGGCAGCGAACCCGGCGCTCTCCGGCCATGAGACAAGCATCTGA
- a CDS encoding SDR family oxidoreductase, with product MDAPGMNHPPRTEDPARQVHPESLGQGPRFQRLTGRRVLVVGAGQRGSADPDPPVGNGRAMAVLFAREGAAVACLDIAGDAVEETCGIVGREGGRAVPILADVSEVEAIPRAVEEARAGLGGLDGLVLNVGISTRQKMEELTPEDWDRVFAVNVRSNMLFAQQALRVMKPGGSIVLISSLASQRATSRNPAYETSKAAQVALARSVARAGEPLGIRCNSVAPGLMDTPMGRDASRNRASRAALVPFGRQGTGWEVAYAALFLISNEASYVNGHCLIVDGGLGVGIARD from the coding sequence ATGGACGCACCCGGCATGAACCACCCACCCCGGACGGAGGACCCGGCCCGGCAGGTTCATCCCGAGTCCCTGGGGCAGGGCCCGCGCTTCCAGCGCCTGACGGGCCGGCGCGTGCTGGTGGTGGGCGCCGGCCAGCGCGGCAGCGCCGATCCGGACCCGCCTGTGGGGAACGGGCGCGCCATGGCCGTGCTCTTCGCGCGGGAGGGCGCCGCCGTGGCGTGCCTCGACATCGCGGGGGACGCAGTGGAGGAGACCTGCGGCATCGTCGGGCGGGAAGGCGGGCGCGCCGTCCCGATCCTTGCGGACGTGTCCGAGGTGGAGGCGATCCCGCGGGCGGTGGAGGAGGCGCGGGCAGGGCTCGGCGGCCTCGACGGGCTCGTGCTCAACGTCGGCATCTCTACCCGGCAGAAGATGGAAGAGCTGACGCCCGAGGACTGGGACCGCGTCTTTGCCGTGAACGTCCGGAGCAACATGCTGTTTGCGCAGCAGGCATTGCGGGTGATGAAGCCCGGTGGGTCGATCGTCCTGATCTCGTCGCTGGCGAGCCAGCGTGCGACTTCCCGCAACCCGGCCTACGAAACCTCCAAGGCCGCGCAGGTAGCCCTGGCGCGCAGCGTCGCCCGTGCTGGCGAGCCCTTGGGCATCCGCTGCAACAGTGTGGCGCCCGGCCTCATGGACACGCCCATGGGGCGGGACGCCAGCCGGAACCGGGCCAGCAGGGCCGCGCTGGTGCCGTTCGGACGCCAGGGAACGGGCTGGGAGGTCGCTTATGCCGCCCTGTTCCTGATCTCCAACGAAGCCTCGTATGTGAACGGCCACTGCCTAATAGTCGATGGCGGACTCGGTGTCGGCATTGCGCGAGACTGA
- a CDS encoding zinc-binding dehydrogenase → MRAVVVTEDGPGLRDLPVPRPGPSEVLVRVRAAGLNRADLGIAAGHAHGAQGGAGAVLGLEWAGEVEAVGAEVTEVGPGDRVMCSGAGGYAEYAVADRGRVARLPDSNMGFVQAATLPVALQTMHDAVVTNGRLRPGEAVLVQGASSGVGLMAMQIARAMGAGLVIGTSTSPERRARLGEFGAGLALDTGDAAWPEAVLAATEGRGVALVVDQVSGPMMNANLQATAILGRIVNVGRLGGQAAPFDFDLHALRRIAYVGVTFRTRSVEEVREINRRMRADLWDALEAGRLRLPVAAEFALEEAAEALDHMRANRHFGKIVLRV, encoded by the coding sequence ATGAGAGCCGTGGTCGTGACGGAGGACGGGCCAGGGCTGCGGGACCTCCCGGTTCCCCGCCCTGGCCCCTCGGAGGTCCTCGTGCGCGTGCGCGCGGCCGGGCTGAACCGGGCGGATCTCGGCATCGCGGCCGGCCACGCCCACGGCGCCCAGGGCGGCGCGGGCGCGGTGCTCGGCCTGGAATGGGCGGGCGAGGTGGAGGCGGTCGGCGCGGAGGTGACGGAGGTCGGGCCCGGCGACCGCGTGATGTGTTCCGGCGCGGGCGGCTACGCCGAGTACGCGGTAGCGGATCGCGGCCGGGTGGCGCGGCTGCCGGACAGCAATATGGGCTTCGTCCAGGCCGCCACCCTCCCCGTGGCGTTGCAGACCATGCACGACGCGGTCGTGACCAACGGACGGCTGCGGCCGGGCGAGGCGGTGCTGGTTCAAGGCGCCAGCTCCGGCGTGGGGCTGATGGCGATGCAGATCGCGCGGGCGATGGGCGCGGGGCTGGTCATCGGTACCTCCACCAGCCCGGAGCGCCGGGCGCGGCTGGGGGAGTTCGGCGCGGGGCTGGCGCTGGACACGGGCGACGCCGCCTGGCCCGAGGCCGTGCTCGCCGCGACGGAAGGCCGCGGCGTGGCACTGGTGGTGGACCAGGTCTCCGGCCCGATGATGAACGCGAACCTGCAGGCTACCGCCATCCTCGGCCGCATCGTCAATGTCGGGCGGCTCGGCGGCCAGGCGGCGCCCTTCGACTTCGACCTGCACGCGCTGCGCCGCATCGCCTATGTCGGCGTCACCTTCCGCACCCGCAGCGTGGAGGAGGTGCGCGAGATCAACCGCCGCATGCGCGCCGATCTCTGGGACGCGCTGGAGGCCGGGCGCCTGCGCCTGCCGGTCGCGGCCGAGTTCGCGCTGGAGGAGGCGGCCGAGGCGCTGGATCATATGCGGGCCAACCGGCACTTCGGGAAGATCGTGCTGCGGGTGTAA
- a CDS encoding AMP-binding protein, with amino-acid sequence MEKQQRGPSVHDGGTVGDMIVTLLDRYPDRTAFIDGARRFTYGETRDAISRAVQHLHALGLRKGDTVVQLSGNRPEVFFVTAALYLLGLRSVTLQAMGGIEDHAYILEHCDAKVMLADGAYAERAHALRGRVPGVAHWYLHEAAEGLLGFWAEASRHIPAPLPSEATPDDVIRLAYTGGTTGRPKGVMLPGRATMTQTLLLMAGRAWSDAPRFLCPTPISHGAGATLIPVLWRGGTVILQKGFDPDRFLDALEEHGATATFLVPTMVYKLLDHPRTRTIDLSGLETLMYGAAPMSPARIREALEVFGPVLQQGYGQSEAPSAILTLSRLDHTDPDERILSSAGKPYPGITVRLLDERDEEVPQGEIGEICVRGPLVMAGYLKQPELTAEVLRNGWLHTGDMAYRDARGFFFIVDRKKDMVVSGGFNVYPKEVEDVLTAHPAVSAAAVIGVPDSRWGEAVKAIVVCRPGMAVTAAELATYVKERKGAVAAPKTVDFVESLPLTVLGKPDKKALRAPYWEGQARAVG; translated from the coding sequence ATGGAAAAGCAGCAGCGCGGGCCGTCGGTCCACGACGGCGGCACCGTCGGCGATATGATCGTCACCCTGCTGGACCGTTACCCCGACCGCACCGCCTTCATCGACGGCGCGCGCCGCTTCACCTACGGGGAGACACGGGACGCGATCAGCCGCGCCGTGCAGCACCTGCACGCCCTCGGCCTGCGGAAGGGCGACACGGTGGTGCAGCTCTCCGGCAACCGGCCGGAGGTCTTCTTTGTCACCGCCGCGCTCTACCTTCTCGGCCTCCGCTCCGTCACGCTGCAGGCGATGGGGGGGATCGAGGACCACGCCTACATTCTCGAGCACTGCGACGCGAAGGTTATGCTGGCGGACGGCGCCTATGCCGAGCGGGCACATGCTCTGCGCGGCCGCGTGCCGGGCGTGGCGCACTGGTACCTGCACGAGGCCGCCGAAGGCCTTCTCGGCTTCTGGGCGGAGGCGTCCCGCCACATCCCGGCCCCGCTCCCGTCCGAGGCGACGCCGGACGACGTCATCCGCCTGGCCTATACCGGCGGCACCACGGGAAGGCCGAAAGGCGTGATGCTGCCCGGCCGAGCGACGATGACGCAGACGCTGCTGCTGATGGCCGGCCGGGCCTGGAGCGACGCGCCGCGCTTTCTCTGCCCCACCCCCATCTCGCACGGGGCGGGCGCCACGCTGATCCCCGTGCTGTGGCGCGGCGGCACGGTGATCCTGCAGAAGGGCTTCGATCCCGACCGCTTTCTGGACGCGCTGGAGGAGCACGGCGCCACCGCCACCTTCCTGGTGCCCACGATGGTCTACAAGCTGCTGGACCACCCCCGCACACGAACGATCGATCTCTCCGGGCTGGAGACGCTCATGTACGGCGCCGCGCCGATGTCACCGGCCCGCATCCGGGAGGCGCTGGAGGTTTTCGGCCCCGTGCTGCAGCAGGGTTACGGGCAGAGCGAGGCGCCGAGCGCGATCCTCACCCTCTCCCGCCTCGACCACACGGACCCGGACGAGCGAATCCTGTCCTCCGCCGGCAAGCCCTATCCCGGTATCACGGTGCGGCTGCTGGACGAGCGGGACGAGGAGGTGCCGCAGGGCGAAATTGGCGAGATCTGCGTGCGCGGCCCGCTGGTGATGGCGGGCTACCTGAAGCAGCCGGAGTTGACGGCGGAGGTGCTGCGCAACGGCTGGCTGCATACGGGGGACATGGCCTATCGCGACGCGCGCGGCTTCTTCTTCATCGTGGACCGCAAGAAGGACATGGTCGTGTCGGGCGGCTTCAACGTCTATCCGAAGGAGGTGGAGGACGTGCTGACCGCCCACCCTGCCGTCTCTGCCGCCGCCGTGATCGGCGTGCCGGACTCGCGCTGGGGCGAGGCGGTGAAGGCGATCGTCGTCTGCCGCCCCGGCATGGCCGTCACGGCGGCCGAACTCGCGACCTACGTGAAGGAGCGCAAAGGGGCGGTCGCTGCGCCGAAAACGGTGGACTTCGTGGAGAGCCTCCCCCTGACCGTGCTCGGCAAGCCCGACAAGAAGGCGCTGCGTGCCCCCTACTGGGAGGGGCAGGCCCGGGCCGTGGGATAA